In Juglans regia cultivar Chandler chromosome 13, Walnut 2.0, whole genome shotgun sequence, the following proteins share a genomic window:
- the LOC109015566 gene encoding cytochrome P450 89A2-like produces the protein MEVWFIILISLCACFSLKSLFSFFSSTKTTKKNVSQGNLPPGPPTLPFIGNLHLLPKSMVDLRSVMYDLSQKYGPILTVYLGSEPLIFITSYTLAHQVLVRHGATFANRPAVVPVSSVLSNNHKDIGGSPFGPSWKALRRNLLSEVLHPTSLKSYSVERKRVLDSLLKGLHESSKLNQPVRLLDHIHPALFSLFIRMTFGELSETQIKEVEGIQYQFLVSYEQFTVLATWPRLGKLLLRNRWKRYQQFLKNQDDVILPLIRARKKLRQERGKAFEVIPYIDSLLDLKIPGEKGNVEEADILSLCSELINAGGDTSTTMLQWVLAYLVKHPRVQSKLFAEISEVVAKGAKEVEEDDLHKIPYLKAVVLETLRIHPPNTLLVPHTGMEDVELGGYTIPKDTKVNIVTALIGRDPNVWENPMEFRPERLLTSEDIGEEASDVTLFKMMPFGAGRRNCPGNKLGLLLLQYFIANLVWNFEFKTVDGEGVDLSEKVMFLIVMKNPVRAYISPRIK, from the coding sequence ATGGAGGTCTggttcatcatcctcatctctCTCTGTGCCTGTTTTTCCCTAAAATCACTCTTCAGCTTTTTCTCTTCCACCAAAACCACCAAGAAGAATGTTTCCCAAGGCAATCTCCCGCCGGGACCCCCAACTCTGCCTTTCATAGGAAATCTTCATTTGCTTCCCAAATCCATGGTTGATTTGAGATCTGTCATGTATGATCTCTCCCAAAAGTATGGCCCGATTCTCACCGTCTATCTCGGCTCTGAACCCCTTATCTTCATCACCTCCTACACCCTTGCCCACCAAGTTCTTGTTCGACACGGCGCCACCTTTGCGAACCGACCTGCAGTCGTCCCCGTTAGCTCTGTTCTCAGCAACAACCACAAAGATATCGGCGGATCCCCCTTTGGCCCAAGCTGGAAAGCCCTCCGTCGTAATCTCCTTTCGGAAGTTCTCCACCCGACTTCGTTGAAATCTTACTCTGTTGAACGCAAGCGTGTGTTGGACTCATTGCTCAAGGGCCTCCATGAATCTTCCAAGCTCAATCAGCCCGTCCGTCTGCTCGATCATATCCACCCCGCTCTGTTTTCCTTGTTCATTCGCATGACTTTCGGAGAACTCAGCGAGACTCAAATCAAAGAAGTTGAAGGAATACAATATCAATTTCTTGTCTCTTACGAGCAGTTCACTGTGCTCGCTACCTGGCCCAGACTGGGGAAGTTGCTTCTCAGAAACCGTTGGAAAAGGTACCAACAATTCTTGAAGAACCAAGATGATGTGATTTTGCCATTGATCAGAGCCCGGAAGAAGTTGAGACAAGAGAGAGGCAAGGCATTCGAAGTGATTCCTTACATAGATTCCTTACTGGACCTGAAAATACCCGGAGAGAAAGGTAACGTGGAAGAAGCAGATATTCTGAGCTTGTGCTCGGAGTTAATCAATGCAGGAGGCGACACAAGTACAACGATGCTGCAGTGGGTTTTGGCATATTTAGTGAAACACCCACGAGTTCAATCCAAACTTTTTGCAGAAATCAGCGAGGTGGTGGCAAAAGGAGCGAAAGAAGTTGAGGAAGATGATTTGCACAAGATTCCATATCTGAAAGCAGTGGTTCTCGAGACTCTGAGAATTCACCCTCCAAACACCTTGTTGGTTCCACACACAGGCATGGAAGATGTTGAGCTCGGCGGCTACACAATCCCAAAAGACACAAAGGTGAACATCGTGACAGCACTGATCGGGAGAGATCCAAACGTGTGGGAGAATCCCATGGAGTTTAGGCCGGAGAGATTGTTGACTAGTGAAGACATTGGAGAAGAAGCGTCTGATGTAACATTGTTCAAGATGATGCCCTTTGGTGCTGGGAGAAGGAATTGTCCCGGGAACAAACTAGGATTGCTTCTCCTCCAGTATTTTATTGCAAATCTGGTCTGGAATTTTGAGTTCAAAACAGTGGATGGGGAAGGTGTTGATCTTTCAGAAAAGGTAATGTTCTTGATTGTGATGAAGAATCCAGTGCGTGCCTATATATCTCCAAGAATCAAATAG